CTTTAGGAGGGTAATAACCTTGAGGGTAAAGAGAGGGTTTGGGCATTCTGGAATTGTTCTCTTTTTTGATTTGGTGTTGACACGTGGATTGCTTTGTGAAAATACATCAAGTTCTATACTTATGACTTCTGCacattgatttctgtatattattcAATAAAAGGTTTTGTAAAGAGAGATGTTAATATAGTAACTAGAACATTcaataacatatatttattttctagtaGACTACACTTTTTGAGAGTCAGAAACCATGTCCTATATATACATGTGCAAATGTAAACAGGGTATTTTCTTGGCTtaataaatagaatgaaaagagggaggggaaaaaaaagttattttctataGGAACTGGCATCTGTCTCAGGGCGTCTGCTGGCTGACCCAAGGCATCTGTATGCCATGTTCCTCCACTTTCATCAAAGTCTTCACTCATACATCTTAATGGGGAGTACTCTGATAATGTATACAGTGGTAGGCTGGAACAATGCCACACAAAATGCACGTGAACTAGTCCCTGGAATCAGTGAAtgttaccttatatggcaaaTACTTTGCAGATATGAGTACAGATCTTGGaatggggagattatcctagattatctGAATGGGCCCTAAATATGAATACAATCATATGTATCCTTGTAAGATAGAGGCAGAGAAGAAAGTAATGTGGCCACAAAGGCAAAGACTGGAATGACTTAGTCATAAGCCAAGGAATACCAAAAGTCCACCACTCCTTAAAGAGGCAAGGAATGAATTCTGTCCTAGAACCTCCAAAGGGAGTGCaggcctgctgacaccttgacttggGCCCTAATACTACCCATTttagacttctggcttccagaaatgcaagacaatacatttctgttgttttaactcACCAAGGTTGttgtaatttgttatagcagtcataggaaactaatacatacTGTAACACCCCTCATCACCCTAGTACCTCCTATACATCATTCTTCCTTCCTTAATTTCCTTCACTTTATACTACATTCTAACATACTATGTATGCAATGTActtctttattcacttatttatttacttgcctCCCATCATTAGTGTATAATCTCCAAGGCAggaatttttatgttttgttcattGCCACGTAGGCACTAGCTTCCATGCCCAGAACCATATGTGGTATGTGACAGACATGCAGTAAGTGTCTCCTGaatacatacaaaatagaaaaggaaaaagagagcagATGAATGGTTTGATTAAGACTGTTTTAACTCAAAATGACTGAGCTATGAAGCCTAAAAAGGGAAGCTGGTCATTACTGTAAAGACCTAAGAggaagaatataaagaagaaaaggaatattCAACATTATTTTCAACTCAGGAAAAACTTGTTTTGGGAAAAACAATTGAAAATTTGTCTTACTTGAGTCaataatgtgatttttatttactaaCAGTGTAATGCCACCAAGCTTAATAAGGTACCATGGACTGAATGCTCCCTATATGCTTGCAACTGTGTTAAGAAACTGTACATATATCACCCATTCAGTGCTAACAAGTGATGAATGAAGGTATTATTATACCTGTTATAGATGAAATTGAGACAGAAAATGGGCCATATGCCAACTCACCAAGTAAGTATTAGACCTGAGATGAAAATTTTGCAAAGGCCACAAACCAATGCTTTTCACCACTATGCTATTACTATCTCCCTAGTataatctgggggaaaaaatttatttttattttaaatttagtaaatataaactttataatCATCATAACAGTCAGTGAAGATTCTATGGCTCTATTGGGGGGTGTAAAATCTGTGCTGATTTTATCAaacaggtttcagcaatacagaTATTATTAATACACAGTGCTTGatgttcttaaaaaatatttgtaataggcACTTTGGATAAACCAACATTTCTAAGAAACTTATTAAATGTCAGGCATTAAGCTAGATTtttgagataaaaagaaaaatgcaatctACAAGTAGCTTatagactactgctgctgctgctaagtcacttcagtcgtgtccaactctgtgtgatcccatagacagcagcccaccaggctcccccgtccctgggattctccaggcaagaacactggagtgggttgtcatttccttctccaatgcatgaaaagtgaaaaatgaaagggaagtcactcagtcgtgtccaactcttagcgaccccatggacggcagcctaccaggctcctccgtccatgggattttccaggcaagaggaccggagtgggttgccattgctacaGACGTTATaaaaggcttcacagaggaagcAACAGATCTTGAGAGCTGAGCAAGAACTGCCTGGCAGAGAAAGTAAGGTTATTACAGGAAGGAGgaacagaaaatacaaagaaaccaaaaataaaatcacatggaATTCATATAACTGTCAACAGGCTTGCGTTAGTGAAGCATAGTGTACAAAACAGGAAACGATAAGGTAAGATTGAGAAGATAACTGACAGCCAGATCTTAGGGGGCTTCCAAACGATGATAAGAGCTTTATTCCCTATGCCACTGGTTCCCAAACCTGGCTGTACAGCAACATCATGCAGATAAAGGTAGCTAGATGGTTAAACAGGCCAAGCATAAATTCTTAAACTCAGCCTTTGAGAAAACACCAAAcaggaaaccaaaataaaatatgatggaACTACACACAGCCAATTTAGTTATAAGACAACTGAAATAAGACAACAGTCAGAGAAAAGAATTTTAGAACTAAATGAAAGCAGTAATAGTGAACTATTCTTTGCCTGACACTGGCAAAAGTAAAGGGAACAAAAGGATAAGTTTTCTTTTAAGGTAAGAAAAAGCTGAATACATTTTGAGGTTAATTGAAAGATGATGATAAAATGgagactaaaagaaaaacaaataattaaagggGGAAAAGGTTACagggaaaaacaaaagataagactctacacatggacatcaccagacggtcaataccaaaatcagatcaattatattctttgcggccaaagatgaagaagctctatacagtcaacacaaacaagactgtgagctgactgtggctcatcagatcatgaactccttattgccaaattcagacttaaattgaagaaagtcaggaaaaccactagaccattcaggtatgacctaaatcaaaccccttatgattatacagtggaaatgacaagtagattcaagggatcagatctgatagacagagtgcctgaagaactatagatggaggttttgacactgcacaggaggcagtgatcaaaaccatccccaagaaaaagaaatgcaaaagggcaaaatggttgtttgagaaggccttacaaatagctgagaaaagaagagaagtgaaaggcaaaggagaaaaggaaagatatacccatttgaatgcagagtttcagagaatagcaaggagagataagaaagccttcctcagcaatcaatgaaaagaaatagaggaaaacaatagaatgggaaagaccagagatctcttcaagaaaattagagatacaagggaatatttcatgcaaagatgggctcaataaaggacagaaatggtatggacctaatataagcaaaaggtattaagaagaggtggcaagaatacacagaagaactatacaaaaaaatcttcacgacccagataatcacgatggggtgatactcacctagagccagacatcctggaatgccaagtcaagtgggccttaggaagtatcactacgaacaaagctagtagacgtgatgaaattccaggtgagctatttcagatcctgaaagatgatgctgtgaaagtgctgcactcaatatgccagaaaatttggacaactcagcagtggccacaggactggaaaaggtcagttttcattccagtcccaaacaaaggcaatgccaaagaatgctcaaactactgcacaattgcactcatctcacatgctaccaaagtaatgcttaaaattctccaagccaggcttcaacagtacgtgaaccgtgaacttccagatgctcaagctatatttagaaaagacagaggaaccagagatcaaattgccaacatccgttggatcatcgaaaaagcaagagagtttcagaaaaacatctacttctgctttatggactacgccaaagcctttgactgtgtagatgacaacaaactgtggaaaattcttaaagagaagggaataccagaccacctgacctgcctcctgagaaatctgtatgcaggtcaagaagcaatagttagaactggacatggaacaatagactggttccaaataggaaaaggagtacgtcaaggctgtatattgtcacattgcttatttaacttacatgcagagtatatcatgagaaacgctgggctggatgaagcacaagctagaatcaagactgctgggagaaataacaataacctcagatatgacaccacccttatagcagaaagcgaagaagaactaaagagcctcttgatgaaagtgaaagtggagaatgacaaagttgtcttaaaactcaacattcagaaaactaagatcatggcatcaggccccatcacttcatggcaaacatatggggaaaaaatggaaaaagtgactgactttattttttttggctccaaatcactgcagatgatgactgcagccatgaaattaaaagatgtttgctccttggaagaaaagttatgaccaatctagacagcatattaaaaagcagagacattactttgccaacaaagctctgtctagtcaaaactatggtttttccagtagtcatgtacagatgtgagagttggaccataaagaaagctgagggccaagaatttatgcttgtgaactgtggtgttgaagaagactcttgagaattccttggactgcgaggaggagatccaatcagtccattctaaaggaaatcagtcctgaatactcattggaaggactgatgttgaagctgaaactccaatactttagccacctgatgcaaagaactgactcattggaaaaggccctgatgatgggaaagattgaaagtgggaagagaaggggtgacagaggatgagatggttggatggcatcaccaactcaatgaacatgagtctgagtaaattccgggagttggtgattgacagggaggcctaacgtgctgcaggccatggggtcgcaaagagtcagacacaattgagcaactgaactgaactgaaggttatggagaaggaaaagcagagaaagagtAGAATACACAGATGAAGAGGTTCacctcatgaaaaaaaaaaagtgaaatttcttATTTAGAGATGGGAGAAAATGCATCAGCCCGTTTTCCTTAAAGAGGAATTGAAAAGAAATGTTAATATCTCCCTTAGATACATAAAATCTGCAAATTACTTCCAGATCTGCCAAGATAAGAACAGAAGTTCCAAATCAAATTGCACTGTTTTGCCATATACCTgcagaaaatataagaatttcCTCTGGACTACAGAGGTTGGTGATCTAATAATAAGAAAACTTTATTAGGGCCACTTACTACATACATGTAAATTACTTTGGGGATTTATGGACACTACTTTGGATAATAACAAAAGTCCATGAAATAACTGCTAGTGTGGAAATTTACCAAGAGTGCAATATAGTTTGTTCTAAAAGAAGTGGCAGCAGTCTATTGTGTGCCTGTCTAGGGTCTACGATCCAGAAGCTGTAAAATGCTTCTATTAGTCTAcctgggctgccataacaaaataccatacaTACCATACACAGACTGGATGGctcaaatgagaaaaatttattttctcacaattctggagactGGAGTCCAAGGCCAAGGTACAACAGAGTCAGTTTCTGGTGGGAGCTCTCTTCATGGCTTATACACATtgaccttcttgctgtgtccttacATGGCAAAGAATGCCaactctctggtgtctcttcttcaAACAAGaactctctggtgtctcttcttataaggacactaatcctattgGATCAGGAACCACTCTTATGCTCTCATTAATCTTAATTACTCCGCACTGGAGGTTGGGGCTTCAAAATATGAATCTGGGAggacacattcagtccataacaatgCTCAATATAATTTCTGGCAGTTAAGAAACTAACTtggtcctctttttttttggtaacaaaacactttttaaaatagctaGTCCTGACAGGTGTTAAACacaacatacatattttttttccattttgctttcactcttctctactcttaaaactagaaaaatgaaataaagattgaTGTATCGATATATAAGAGGTAAAGATCAATAAAGGACTTGACAGGTAACAGAGATAAAAGAAAGTTATAATGTTAATGTAAGGAAGGGACTTGATCTTATTCTTTCAATCCTGTGTTTAGTAGTGCTTGTGATATAAAAAGTATTCAGGTAGACAGGAGTCTGATGAATGAAAGggagaaacaatggaagaaacacatgaaaggaaGGAGATTAGAAATGAGAGAGGAAAGTGTGCAGAAAATGCAAAAAGTAATCAAGTGAATTTGCTTTGTTAAATGCTGCACTGCATACCAAAAATCCTAGAAAAACAAACCAAGTTAGCTACTTACCGCTTTAACCATACTCAGCTTCTCATTTGTAATCTGTTCTGTATACTTTCTATATGCTGCATTTTTAGGGATGTGTCCAAGAACATCAAGAATTTTTGTATACAATATTTTTAGCCTCTGAAAAGACAACATACATATTTCCAGTTTAAAATATCACCAAAGATTTAAAAGTTTCAcagatgatatttaaaaaaaaaaaaaaattcacacctgtttttaaagaaagcattatTCCTTGCTGCAATTTCTTATTTATGCTTATCTACCCCCTTTCGCTGCTGCCActtagtcactcaggtgtgtccaactccttgcgaccctttggactgtagcccacagtctgctgtatccatgggatttcccaggtaatactagggtgggttgccatttactcctccaggggatcttccccatccagggatcaaaccctggtctcctgcattggcagatggattctttatcactgagccacaggaaagtTAATTTAGCAGATCTGAATTCACAACAGTACATTAATAGTAAGTATAATCATAAACATACCAACTAATGAAgaatttttccttattatttctttgtatttgaaatttgttttaaagtgtataaCACCATAGGTGCAATATCtaatttcattcatatatattcaCCATATATATGAATAAACAAAACCAATCTTGAGGGCCTCTAAGaaccatttttattaaaaagtactCTGCATATTTAGACTTTATACTTGACGATGATGTTCCATAATAGAGAGTATTTTACTATACTAATGTAGAGCTTGTCAGATAACATATAATCTGAATTGTGTGTGAGGGGGGTGGTTTaacctcattttttaatttaaaggtatGAAAATACAAGGTCTTGTAAGAGACTTAGGTTCTAAAATGGGGGTGTTAATAACATCAATTTCAAAGGATCCTGTATaacttagaacagtacctggcacacgtAAGTTTCAATAAATAATAGCATTATTATTCTATTGGGGAAAGAGAGTCCATCAGCAGATATCAGAGAAGGTTCCTAGAAAAGGCAGCATCTGAGACAGACTGGAGGGATGGCAGGACTGAGACACTTGAAGATGTTAGAAAAGGCAATCTTACACAccgacttcccttgtggctcagacagtaaagcctctgtctacaatgtgggagacctgggttcgatccctgggttgggaagatcccctggagaaggaagtggctactcactcccttctggcctggagaattccatggacagaggagcctgacaggtccCGGGcggcgcaaagagttggacatgactgagcaaataacacacacacacacacacacacacacatattgaaaTGGTAATATTTTGATGTGttggttaaaatatatatattatcctttctttattaaaaaagtaATTCCTAGAAAATTTTGAACTATTAATACAAACATAGTTTACATTTATGACtcgcattttattttcattggacaGCATGAGGCTAGAGTTTAGTACACATAAGAAATGCTTAGGAGATACGTTTAGAGGAAAAGCGAATCAGGTTGTATGTGGGTTCTGCATGTCAAAGAAAGCATTTGAGCTTTATTCTGTGGGCAATTAAAAGATTTATGGAAATTCTGATTAGATGTGTGCCTCAGAAAAATTAATCTGGCAGTAGCcagttaaaaaaatgataaaggagCAAGACCAGTAACAAAGTTGTTGCAATTCTCTAAAcaagaacaaaggactaaactGTGGTAATGAcagtaggaaaaggaaaaagagagagagatggcgtGATTATGCAGGGAGGGAAAAGATCAAgggagggtttttgtttttttatggaaGCATGACAATATTAGCGGTAAAGTCCCACTAGAAGGGAAAACTGATGACAAAAGGGGGCAACTCTTGGAGAACTATCTTAGTAATCCAAAGTGTATAGAATCCAAGGCACTTAAGAAAAGTGAGGCAGGGGAGAAAGGTGGAAAAATGGGGAGAACACTCACAAAAGTACAAGTGACAACACGAGAATGCCTCGGgaaaaaatcaacaagaaaagtGATTTGAGAAAGAGATCATggcaacaaaaacataaaaagtggCACCAAATCAACTTAGTACTAAATAGCGCTATTGTCTTAAGAGCTCACGCCGACTTGAAATCCGGAGCCGGAAACATCCGTATTCCGTTAACCACTCAAAAAACAAGGTCGCGGGGCTCTAGGCTTCCTtggaaactcaggaaggaaagaggtaCATACCTCATGTGGAGTTTCACAAACAGCCAATCCCACCAGGCCAGTGGTCTGTTCAAAAACCAAGCAAGATTCAGGCTGTTAACTACAATTCCGACGGTTCCCACGTTAAGAAAAGCAAAACCATCACTGTCTTGGCTAAAACTGGCCTAAAACCAGCTACCGGTGTCTCAGAACCTCTGGTTCGGAGTTTTTCCTGCCTCTCCAATCGAGGCCGCTAAACTGGTCACCCCTAGGGGCACAGCAAAATGAGTCTCCAAGAATTACCGTTACCCGCACCAGTTCAGGCCACCACCCCCGGACTGACTCCATTCCCGCAGTCTAAACTACAGCAGTGACCTCCACCCGTCTCACCTTCTTCAGCAAGCCCGCCATGACAGCGCCGAGAAGCCGGGACGCGCAGCCCTCTGGGAGCCTCTCTCAGACCCGCTCAATCCACCGCCGAGGCCGCCTCTCCGTCACCTTGGAAACAGCTTGGCCCCGCCCGCTGAGGCTCTGCCGGGGAGCAAAAGGCGTTGCACCGCCCACTCCTATGCGAAAAATTGATGTCTGAGCAAGGAGTGCACAAGTCTCTCAATCAAGCACAATCAGGGAAAGAGTTCTCTTAGATGTCTCTCGTCTCAGTTCCTGTACCTTTACAAAGATCTATTGAACATCcattgtgtgttagtttctgggaCAGAATTTGTACGACAGGATCTCACATCCCGGAATTCACAGAACAATGACCGAAACTCGCGTTAATAAGTAATGGGGTAAGAGTTCCAAAAGAGGTTTGTGCCAAGTGCAGTGGTAGCAGGTAGACTAAAAATCGTGGGGCTACTGTTGTTAAAAAGGGGCATTTGCTTAAAAAGTCAATGAGAGAAGAGCACAAAAAATTGAGACTACATGTAGCTTAAGCATCAGTAATAAAacagcccacagaatgggagaagatatttgcaaccACATATAATCaccaaacggagaaggcaatggcaccccactccagtactcttgccaggaaaatcccatggatggagcagtccatggggttgctaggagtcggacacgactgagcttttgacttcactttcacttttcactttaatgcattggagaaggaaatggcaacccactccaatgttcttgcctggagaatcccacg
This DNA window, taken from Bos indicus isolate NIAB-ARS_2022 breed Sahiwal x Tharparkar chromosome 4, NIAB-ARS_B.indTharparkar_mat_pri_1.0, whole genome shotgun sequence, encodes the following:
- the NDUFA5 gene encoding NADH dehydrogenase [ubiquinone] 1 alpha subcomplex subunit 5 — its product is MAGLLKKTTGLVGLAVCETPHERLKILYTKILDVLGHIPKNAAYRKYTEQITNEKLSMVKAEPDVKKLEERLQGGQIEEVILQAENELSLARKMIQWKPWEPLVEEPPASQWKWPI